A region of Bacillus cabrialesii DNA encodes the following proteins:
- a CDS encoding anti-sigma factor family protein, whose product MTCFLVRDLLPLYLEGDCKRETEHIIEEHLKTCGSCSEMYDMMAEPFELEGGQAVEEAFLPEEEMRFKQSYYGLLIVKAACWFGAAVAVMLMIKLLI is encoded by the coding sequence ATGACCTGCTTTCTAGTAAGAGACCTGCTTCCTCTGTATCTTGAAGGTGATTGTAAAAGAGAAACGGAACATATCATTGAAGAGCATCTAAAGACTTGCGGCAGCTGCAGTGAAATGTATGACATGATGGCTGAGCCCTTTGAATTGGAAGGCGGACAGGCCGTTGAGGAGGCTTTTCTACCGGAAGAAGAAATGCGGTTTAAACAGAGTTACTATGGTTTGCTGATCGTGAAAGCTGCCTGCTGGTTTGGAGCGGCGGTTGCCGTGATGCTGATGATCAAGCTGCTGATATAA
- the ylaC gene encoding RNA polymerase sigma factor YlaC, with translation MKHRDSIEDLYRQYYQEILNYLFRRAHHLETAKDLAQDTFVKALNGLASFRGHSSIRTWLYTIAHHTFVNWYRRDVKYQFTDISKNDGLTQTTYEQPEQYLSRTVKSETLMQELLQLKDQHQSVLILREFQELSYEEIAEILGWSLSKVKTTLHRARLELKKNMMKRREEERI, from the coding sequence ATGAAGCATAGGGATTCTATTGAGGACTTGTATCGACAGTATTACCAAGAAATTTTGAATTATTTATTTAGAAGGGCTCATCACCTTGAAACAGCCAAGGACTTAGCGCAGGACACATTTGTGAAAGCACTTAACGGCCTGGCTTCATTTAGGGGGCATTCTTCCATCAGAACGTGGCTTTACACCATTGCGCATCACACCTTTGTCAATTGGTACCGAAGGGATGTCAAATACCAATTTACTGATATCAGCAAAAATGACGGGTTAACGCAAACAACTTATGAGCAGCCTGAACAGTATCTGTCGCGGACGGTAAAAAGCGAAACCCTCATGCAGGAGCTTCTGCAGTTAAAAGATCAGCATCAATCCGTATTGATTTTAAGAGAATTCCAAGAGCTTTCTTATGAAGAAATCGCTGAGATATTGGGGTGGAGTCTTTCGAAGGTGAAAACAACACTGCACCGTGCCAGATTAGAGCTAAAGAAAAACATGATGAAAAGAAGAGAGGAGGAGCGGATATGA